Below is a window of Bombus pyrosoma isolate SC7728 linkage group LG14, ASM1482585v1, whole genome shotgun sequence DNA.
ACATTAAAggttaatatttttgtaatctttTACATTGCTTTTTCCAAgctataaaaatgttcaattaattaatcttttctttatattagACTTATAGTGGATATTATAAGCATGAAGTAGAAGCAAATTTAATAGGAGCAGAATTAATGTTTGAACAAATGGGATACAAACATACAGGGTTAGGAGTGCTTACTTTGGAGGGTCCTATTGACCCTGATAAAGTATCTTGTGTAAGCAGAGATGCAATAGTTGCTTTTGTTGAATGTCAggtaagaatatttattatgatacttttataatactttttctataaagatacacttaaataaaagttacaattTTAAACGTAGATCTTGAAGCAAATATGGGAGAATGTTTCACAGAATTATAGTATCTCGTGGTTAGAAGTATTAGAATTTCGGGAAAATCACGTTGGTACACCAGAACAAGCAATTAGAGCATTGAACTAtcgttttcttgaaaaaatgCATCAAACTCGAACAAAAGCGGAAAATTATAGGGATTATCATTATCCGCAAACCACATGTGTGAATGCGGTATCACCGTCGATTCCTTATCATATTATGCCTCCCAGTTACAATACATCAATGCCTGCTTGTCATTCAGAATACAGGTATATCGAAGATACGAATTCGATACCTGGaacttacaaatattttcaaccaGTAGATCACAGTTTTGGAAATCGATGTAGTGCCTATGGATGTTTACCACatggtaataaatatatgagtGGAGTCAATCCGTATTATACTACAATGCCAGGATATACAAGAGTACCAACGGGTAGACTAATTGAGGTTGATATGCCGGTTTCGGTTGcaaattatgataaattacataatcGAAAGATATCTCATAGAATATCAGATTTGGAGGAAGTAGATTTTTATAGAAGACAATCTAGTGATGGAAACCATTACGATTACGgaaaaatcgatagaaaatcgGCAAGATCGGTCGGTGAAAGGAACAATTATGACTCTTGGGACTTTGTATATAGGAACTTAGAAAGTTTAGGCTATTCTAAAGATCTTGGTAATCGAGAAGATATTTTACACAAACGGGAATGCGAGTCCCGATTGAGTAaacaaaaatcttttaaacaaAATGATAACGATGAGAAACATAGTGTACATCGCTCTGAAAAAAGGAGGAGTGGAAGAACCGATGTGAATGACATCGATTCGTCTATGACAAATGGCCGACATCATCATCACGATACATTACCCTTTAAAAAGAAGTCTTCTTCCTTCGATTTAATGGACTCGAATAGATATCACGATGCATCTTCAGAAAGTCAATCATCTCCTCATAGTAATGAAAAAAGACATGGTAGTCAGACGCTTCCAATTCAACGTTCACATCGATCGGCGGATCAAATTGTAAAAATCGCGGATACGTTGAAGAACTTAGAGCTTTCTCACTcggaaaaaggaaatgaaacaGAAGATAAAGCTGTGAATTGGAATTGTGCTACTTGCACCTATCTTAATTCTTCATCAAAAGAAATTTGTGAAATGTGTGGAAAGTCTAGGCACAAAGGAAACGAGGATAAACCATTAGCAAGTGGTGGAAAAGAATGCCCACGATGTACATTAGTAAACGAGAAAAATGTCTCGGTCTGTGATGCTTGTGGTATCAGTTTAAAAGATTCACCTActtatatttagatatttaacTGTTCGAAACAAATATCATATTCCATTGTTTTCCACGTgtctgaaatttaaaaaaaggaagtgGTAAGTATACATTTCCTGGATGCTCGATATTGTCCtaagaagaatatttgaaatgtttgaaaaagatGTTAGTACTTATAATGCTGAAAATAGCTGATATAAGtagtaacaatttttcttgattGCTTTATTTagagaacaaattttaaagggtattattatattaatcgaatttagaatttcataaaGCATATAACATGGGAGGGgggaaatatgaaattatttatttaaacttgtTTGAATAGATTTGTGATATGAGTAcattagtattacgatagtaCATACACTGGTGGCCTATCATTAATTTGTgtgtgaatattattttctgttaatttaaattaaacaaaatttgctTTTCTGGACTTTCCCTTATTTgctgtataaattatttcttttattggttttattttaatatatgactttattttataaaactttatctattcaattaaatcacttttattaaaaatctatttatatatacatttgacttgacttttgatattaaaaattaatctagtaaaaaattatcaatttgtGTAgtaaaaactattaaaatcaAGTGAAAACTATTTATTCTATAGcgtatacataatattatatccaTAGTGAAAACTCGTATTTTAGCAAACAAATTATCTGTTGAATATATTGGATTgttatttaagaaagaaatattaacgtgtattgtacaatacatatgtacacgCACAGATATATATGgcatcaaattatattttatatataatgcattgtttttctttattaatttttatttaaattgatatcacaaaattaagaatattattaaacgtaattgtaaaagttattttttgaTCGTGAAGCAATTAGAGATATTGCATGTTGTTGTATTATCTGAATtgagaaaaggagaaatattaataacatcttccattttataatggtaatgttatttattgtttacatCACCTTTTGCTTTAACTGGACAATATTGTTgtcaaattataatatttgtgtaCCTTTAGAAAACAAATgcaaattaaatgataattgaTAGATCACACAGTATACAGATTAATAAACATGTAATTTGAATCTATATATCTTGTTGATACGTTTTGATTacttcaatttaaaaatcgtattgtgcaattgttaattttatactgaaatctatttttcgtagtttaatatttatttatacattccCAATGCTGCAATgctattcataaaatatgtaatattaaatatacattttttttttaaattttatttgtacctTATTTGAAACAATACAAATTTAGTTTAAGCCATACACATATTATAGTCTTTACATATCAAtctatttatgataatttgtGTGCTCTTTCATTGCATATAATATGTTGTTATAGCTTTATTTAACTTTGGGTTAGTTTGTAAGTACAAAGTTTTGTTTTCGATACCTTTAATTTGTTGAAGTTGTTACAaaagataaattacatattctaGAGTCTTTTTAGCATAGTAATTATTGCAAGATGATATTACAGAtgttttaaaacttttaatcatttaatttgtaatttttttagttttaattataaacgCTTTGCCAGGatttataaaagagaaattcctTGCTATTATcttcaaaatatcttttactatgaattcaaaaatttataaaagaacaataaactttataacgtcacgtttcgataaaaaatgttctctttgtacttcaaatatataaactgtttaaatgtaaaaataactttacTGAAATCTACTTTTAACGTTTACGAAAGTCTGATATTTTAACGGAAATAAGAGAAAACGgctaatattttttcattgaatGCACGTAAAAGGAATaagtgaataataaaataaacagttAATGTAAAAAGGATATATGTATGTCTTGTAATagttattgtaatatattgcAAGCTATGTGTACattgtaatatattctattatgtacagataataaataatatttaatatagattatgcaaaatatgtactttattttttagtactaaaatattaaaggtatgtaatattcatattatatacgtatataaacttaatattaaaacaaatatgaatattGCATTGTTTGTCTCTAACAATAATAGATGTAGATGTAGAACGTAGatgagaagagaggaaaataagaaaaagagaaataaaagtgatggataaaataaaaaaggttCTGAAGGTacagaagaagagagaaagaagaaataacgtaataataaaggGATTGAGGTTGGAAGCGAAGTGCAAAAGTAGCGAAGCAAaggaattctttaaaaaagagCTACATTAGGAACAATAACAGTTATAgtactttgtatatttaacgtatattttttgtacatttatctAGCATCTTTAAAGCAGCATGATGGATTTTCTGGTctaatttatctataaattataataaggatcataagaattatttttaataaaaagtgcACCactaaaaatgaagaaatacttacaaattttatgCTTTCCTTGTATCGGAAATTTAATTGGCAATGCAACAAAATTTTCGCATATAAAAACATAAGGACTATCACTTTCTCCATCTGGGTAAGATTTTCTATATTCCTCTTGTGGTAAAACATCAGTAACTGTTACACATCCTAATAGACAACCAGTTGAATAAACTTCaggaaacattattttttctgtAAAACATCAACGTAATTTGTGATAATCTGTAaagtacaatataattaaggtgaaattttactttttattcataaatctaatttatactaaccattttttaaaacacgGTAATATTGTTCTACAGTTGAAATGTCCTCCTTAGTTGGTATTTTAGATGCTGCAGCAATCCATAATCTTCCTCTATGTGATGAGTACCATGTACGACCTTCATGactataatagtaataaaatgttaGGTATtcttatagaattatataattttcttatataaatattcatattggAATTAatctgtttaaaatatatattataaacttaCACTTTTATTCCAGCCACTAATAAAGATGCATAAGGTTGGTGCATGCTCAAACATAAGCCAGGATCAGACATTTCTAAATACTCTTTGTCTTGAATAATACTTCGTATGTTAGAAGAAATGTTCACTCTTGATGTTTGTAGTTCCAATTTATGTGATTCCACATACTGTACAATTAGATTTCAACATTAtgtttctttcatataacagcgatataaataattattatttgttaaaacaataTCTTTACCTTGGGGCGAGTAAATTCTATATTTGGGCAACTattactattttctatttcactgAATGATTCAGATATATCTTGCAAATGTTCTTCATTGAATTCTTCAAAATTCTCAGTTTGTTTCTCTTCAGTTATCTCTCTTCCTGTGAAATCAATAGTTGCAtagatttttctctttaaatgAGACATATGCTTCCTTTCATGCATTTCTTCTTCCAACTTCTGTAACTTTTCTCGTTGCTTCTCTGTTAACCATGTATTGTTTGATTGATAATAGTCACATTCATCATCAATTACTTTCGTGTATTGTATTCTGTAAATTAATACAactatattctattatatatatatattatataatatatatatataatagatatatatataatataatatataatatatatatatattatatatattatatattatattctatattaatataactatattcttgcatgaaaaaattatacatataatgcatACCCATCACGATCATATTCAAGAAGTCTGTCTCTTTGTTTTATTGATTCTTCCAGATTTTTGTTAACTTTTTGGTTCatcaatttattgtataattgatCAGCTTGTTTAGTATTACTAGAAAGAATAGTTAGCTCTTTCTGAGAACATACAAGTTCTTCGCAGAAAAAGCAAGGACCAGCTCCTTCTTGAGCACAGACTATTCTACCACAATTGAGGCAGTTACTAATCAATGCATGTCTCTTTGCTTCGCAATTACACTTGTATCTacctaataaaatatttttatgtcagtttcaatattatagtcccttaataattaataatttcttaatgaataaataccttttaataaaatttctctctctttgccATCCTGAGAATATATATTGacaaatttagttttctttctttccactttATCTACCTTTATAGTTTCTTGCacctaaataaataacatgtagtattaatgtagcattataaatctggaataaaaatttcaaatgatatTGTTGATATATAcctgtttattttctttggtctcttttcctttcacttttcctttctttttttcattttgtttcttctttccattattcatatcattttctttcttatatttgGCTTGATCTTTGCTTGAAGCTAAAATAATGTTCCAAAATGATAAAGACattcaataattcaataatttacatgtatgataaaaatataaaccttGTCGTTTTTTGAAGTCTGAAATAAATTGCCTGTGCTTTCCATTAGTATAATCTAAAAAAGATTGCAAGTAATCATCCAAATCcctttcgttttctattttcattaggaatctgcaaaaatatgtcaatattatcattatttacatCAAGTGAATATCactttattttgttataattttcttactCGGCCATCTCCTTTGGTACtggaaaatctaaaatttctgataaattttcgtttatcCAGGTCTCCATCTTTGCGAAATTGTCAAAACAATATTTTCGagatattagaataaaattattcgtgtacaaatatgtataaggttaacattcaaaattaaacgttaaagtTAGTCTTAATGGACGCAGAAGGATTGctttttttattgctatttaaTAGTTTTCAATGCGCAGAATCTGAAAATGCAAGTCTTAATTTTAGGAATCCAgcaattcaaaaattatacgtatgtaaaCTTAAgcatttttaacatatttaacaGGTTACTTTGACACTATATTGTTTCCATCACCTAACTGGTTCGCACAAATGAGTATTCAAATGTTTCTCATTTGAagatttgtaaatttgtttctattttctgAGTGTGGATACCGTCGCTGGCTGTAATTAAAGTATTGACCCATAATGTAGATGAACTTTGGcgaaaattaacattaacgTAGGACGGCCGGAATTTTATAACTATCCCCACCTAATTTAGTACTCACCTGCAAATTCCATGCTGTGATTTACTGTTTTATTGACATATCCCTGGAAAAACATTTGACTTATCCCGCTTAACTGGTCGTCACCCACGTACATTTGTTACAACCAGTGACTgcattaattgtataaataataaataaatctgtcTCACAAAATGAgatctttcttctccttcatCATAATACTTTTTGACTCAATAGATGGACGGTTTCCCCTAGCGAGTGTTCAAACCAGTTTATAAGATTTTGTTATTAAGGTGATTCAGGGAatcataaatttgtaattcattttttttttcttttaatagtAGAATCTAAAAATGCTTGTTTTAAGTTtaggaaattttaatcatttatatgtacatgtatgtcTAACATggatatgatttatttatgtgCTGAAATTTTCTCTCACTTCAAAAACTTCCTCTCAAAAGATAAAGTTctcttataaattttaaataaaacatctaataataacgcaataatcgaatttatcgattataattaataaatcaaatttagtGAATTGATAGGATATTATTCGTTTGGACCTGATTTCTTGAAAATGCGatagaatatagaattctTTTAAGAACTATTTTGACTTAACTAACTAGTAGGTTGAAATGAttttgatgattttttaaacattaagcaataattgaaatattatagatttttccaaattttttaatgtttttagcAAATATGTTAatgatttcttattttatgaGATTCGGTACCAAACTACAGTGACATCTACAGGTAGATTTTATACctaatttcgaataaaaaattttaaattatgtcaaaggcaattattttagaaaagttCATCATTTTGAGTTTTAATATAAggtaagtaaaaaaagaaggattcaaaataaataaacataaactatacatagtataacaatcagaaaaacaaatatttattactttaatttgaaattagaatTGTTACACGAAAGTTGCGTCTTTTCTAGATGTTCATGCCATGGAGGTTAAAAAATTTGCGTAGGTTAACGTAAGACCTTCGGAACATTTAACAAACGGATCTTCCTGCAGTTAAATTTGCATAGCCAGTCGTTCATGCGTCGACAAAGTCACGTATTCATGCACACACGAGTTGAGTGTCAATTTCTACCGGTGTTACATAACAATTACTGCACCACGACCGATATCATCGTGTTTCATGCatccattaaaatttatccaaGTGTTGGTACTTATTAAGGcacgttatttagtataattattcaattaccatgtaaaaaaataagatttcttGTAAAGAAAATGTCCATTATTATAGAAGAAAGccttaaaatttcgttgatcgattattattatcgaattctttctttcttcaaaaGTTTAAAGCtcgcaataaataattctgtttGTAATTAGCcattaatatgttatattttttattttgcaacattttcttttgttttttcagTTACTATGGTATCTTTCGATGTGTAAGCAACAATAGAAATTGCAGTTTAGCGCAGCTGCGTGTACTTGAGCCAAGACAATGTAAATAGGTCGCATCGCGAATTGTTCTATTAAGATGGATCACGACACATTGTAATTCGATTTCAACTAGGATGCATCAAAAACATTCGCTATATGTGTCAACGAGATAGAAAATATACCAAGACGCTTTTTAACGATTTaccaaattattaatttaaaaaatagaaggaaacataaatttacatgtaaatttataacaatgttTCTCTCTGTAAAATACGAAACAGttgacaaataaataacgtatattACGATTATCAATTGGTTATTCGAGTCACGTTATTAGGTCGATTGGCCTGTTAGATGATAAAAGGTTCCTGTACAATGAACTTTCTATATCATTCCGCATCGGGATCATTTGATAATTACTTTCAATCGACGGTTTCATTCGGTCGGTTGCTGTTGAAAGGCGTCTTCATTATTCGCACGTACAATGCACGAATTATACTATAATAGAGTCCGAATGGTTTCAACAGATTCACGGTTGCACCTTGCGTCTATTGTCTGTCTtactatattaaaaagtacgatcatattctttaatatttgctttattatcaaattaagAATAAGATTATATTCGAACgattctaatataaaaattactttatagaTACTCCCGCTTTTTAATGGACGATTCTAGTACGACAAAAATCAATCTATCTCATTTTTCGCGACATGCTATTATTTATCTGCAATCGGGTCATCGTAAATATTGCGTCAAAAGCAAACTGCTTTTTGATAAAGTGTATCTTATCACATTGATTCGATATCATCCGTGGAGAATTCAATCGAGGTGGAGTACAAGAGATAAAGCTAGTGTTTCCTCTATCCTTTAAATTATGATAGGACAAAGAACGTTGTTTGAGATGTATATCTTTATTACTCCTTTGCGCAGAGTGAATCTACTATTAAAGGTAATGGTGACAGAACATTATTATTGTCTTGTTGAGCGTTGTAATAAGTCCTCGCCGGCAGAAAAAGATGGGAGGTTTTGAAATATGAATGCTGTTGTTACTGGCTGCAAACAGCTTCTCTCTTACAAGgtacattttcttatttgcctttttattattagcgATGCAATCTTTTTATTACGTAGAATCAGAGATGTTACGTTATCGTCATTGATGAAAATACATACGCTGGTCGTCCAGCGAAACAcgatatcatatttatttgcGTTAgtatattttcctctttttcctatttatcGACGCGATAACCGATGACTGAGAAAGATTAGCTCGATCCTTGGCTTCTGTGCTATCAATGTTAACATTGCAATTGTGAACGAAACCTCTGCTATAATAAACTAGATTCTcagttgaaatttcatttaaaagtaaattacatattttctaaataatgcAGTCGCTTGATTAAAGGAAGTGCATATAAAGAAACACGGACattgattttaaaaagttcttgttatattactataattgCATATCtagttttgttaaaataattcattaagtaatttgaaattaatcagTGACTGATATAAGGAAGTCTCATTGCATTAGTAAAgcaatttcttcaaaaaagATAGGACCTTTAGAATGAGCTTTACCTACGTACCGCATTTTTTCTCCTACGACTTTCTATGCACGTTCCATTAACGCCTACGTAAACAGTAAGCCTGTAATAGTAATACATGCATTCAATTAGCATTAGTCAGCAtgcgtatttattattacaatgaTTTATGATATGAAATAATGTATTTCTTAAACAATAGCaaaaattgaaggaaaaatttcaattttataaaatctgcATTATTCAAtcaagtttctttttattattaaagggCGATATGAAATGCCATACATTACACATATATAGTGTTTAGACTAGTTcgaaatacaatattaaaattagtaaaattgtatttgcaaAAAGCAAATGCAAACTAATACAATTACTGTTTTTGCATTGCTTACATTTAAATTAGGCGCGAATGTGCTGACCAATCACTCGTGTAGGATGCAGAATACGCGGAAAGGCGCGAAGTTTGC
It encodes the following:
- the LOC122574812 gene encoding protein tamozhennic translates to MANDLIIRGKDRLQEISMKLEQSHLVYLQTDDSPLKLQQRHKLEGFIKENLCLVPNENKYVFQETADILHRSAATLQDFSGYRAATAWSAISLYAANLLAQPWRREYRTLKTYSGYYKHEVEANLIGAELMFEQMGYKHTGLGVLTLEGPIDPDKVSCVSRDAIVAFVECQILKQIWENVSQNYSISWLEVLEFRENHVGTPEQAIRALNYRFLEKMHQTRTKAENYRDYHYPQTTCVNAVSPSIPYHIMPPSYNTSMPACHSEYRYIEDTNSIPGTYKYFQPVDHSFGNRCSAYGCLPHGNKYMSGVNPYYTTMPGYTRVPTGRLIEVDMPVSVANYDKLHNRKISHRISDLEEVDFYRRQSSDGNHYDYGKIDRKSARSVGERNNYDSWDFVYRNLESLGYSKDLGNREDILHKRECESRLSKQKSFKQNDNDEKHSVHRSEKRRSGRTDVNDIDSSMTNGRHHHHDTLPFKKKSSSFDLMDSNRYHDASSESQSSPHSNEKRHGSQTLPIQRSHRSADQIVKIADTLKNLELSHSEKGNETEDKAVNWNCATCTYLNSSSKEICEMCGKSRHKGNEDKPLASGGKECPRCTLVNEKNVSVCDACGISLKDSPTYI
- the LOC122574813 gene encoding activating signal cointegrator 1 isoform X1, giving the protein METWINENLSEILDFPVPKEMAEFLMKIENERDLDDYLQSFLDYTNGKHRQFISDFKKRQASSKDQAKYKKENDMNNGKKKQNEKKKGKVKGKETKENKQVQETIKVDKVERKKTKFVNIYSQDGKEREILLKGRYKCNCEAKRHALISNCLNCGRIVCAQEGAGPCFFCEELVCSQKELTILSSNTKQADQLYNKLMNQKVNKNLEESIKQRDRLLEYDRDGIQYTKVIDDECDYYQSNNTWLTEKQREKLQKLEEEMHERKHMSHLKRKIYATIDFTGREITEEKQTENFEEFNEEHLQDISESFSEIENSNSCPNIEFTRPKYVESHKLELQTSRVNISSNIRSIIQDKEYLEMSDPGLCLSMHQPYASLLVAGIKVHEGRTWYSSHRGRLWIAAASKIPTKEDISTVEQYYRVLKNEKIMFPEVYSTGCLLGCVTVTDVLPQEEYRKSYPDGESDSPYVFICENFVALPIKFPIQGKHKIYKLDQKIHHAALKMLDKCTKNIR
- the LOC122574813 gene encoding activating signal cointegrator 1 isoform X2; the protein is METWINENLSEILDFPVPKEMAEFLMKIENERDLDDYLQSFLDYTNGKHRQFISDFKKRQASSKDQAKYKKENDMNNGKKKQNEKKKGKVKGKETKENKQVQETIKVDKVERKKTKFVNIYSQDGKEREILLKGRYKCNCEAKRHALISNCLNCGRIVCAQEGAGPCFFCEELVCSQKELTILSSNTKQADQLYNKLMNQKVNKNLEESIKQRDRLLEYDRDGIQYTKVIDDECDYYQSNNTWLTEKQREKLQKLEEEMHERKHMSHLKRKIYATIDFTGREITEEKQTENFEEFNEEHLQDISESFSEIENSNSCPNIEFTRPKYVESHKLELQTSRVNISSNIRSIIQDKEYLEMSDPGLCLSMHQPYASLLVAGIKVHEGRTWYSSHRGRLWIAAASKIPTKEDISTVEQYYRVLKNDYHKLR